The Amphiura filiformis chromosome 1, Afil_fr2py, whole genome shotgun sequence nucleotide sequence GAATTAAACTCGAATTTGACCCCCGGGTCTAAATCACAAAATAGGCCCTATTGTATTTTGATTTGCACCAAATGTTGCTGTACAATTCTATTTTCGAGTGTTACATGTATGCCATTGTTTTGGATGGGAAATCCCCACTAATataattttctttaattttaatgaACACCCATTAGAGCACACTTTTAAGGGTATAGGCATTAATTAGGTAGAATTATAAATATTAACTTTTAACAAAACTGATGAAGACCAAAGGGCATCAATATTaagtattttaattattttgtgcTGTGTTTTCTCTCGCACATAGTCTGTTGCCATGGCTGCAACTAGATGATACCAACTTGTACATCAGTCAAGGGGAGATGATCAAGCGTTACCAAATCTTGTCTACCAACGGAGACTTAgctaagaggtcaaaggtcaatctatTTGGTCATCAAGATGATGTGTGTCGCTTTGTCATTCATGGAGATCAAGTGGTTGCTGGAGGAAGGGATTGTAGCGTCTTGGTTTGGAACAAAGATACGGGACAGCTGCTGCAAAATCTGCAGGGATGTACTGACGAGGCCATCTGCGTTGACATGACACGCGATGTAGTGATAGCGGGTGCACGCAATGGATTCATCAACATGTGGAACAAGACAAGTGGCCAGTGTAAGGTGTCATTGCCTGTAGGGGACAGGGTCTGGTCTCTCCAGGTCAGCCCTTGGCAATCGTGAAGTTGATCAgttgttgaaataaaatgttgTTGTGATTGTAAATGGTTGTTTGTGTCTTATGTTTGATCATGGTGTAGACCCTCACTTCAATTTCAAACAAACTTCAGCAAGTTGTTTCAGAAGAATAATATCAGATACAAGCTAATATTGGTTACTCGTAGACTCCAAAATACATTTTGTGAAACATCAAgggaattaaggtggtactacacaccttgataaatatgtgactatttttgcatttttctcaaaaactaataacacactggtaacaaaagttatgtatattttaggggcaaggaatccagttactacactggaatttcattatctatgataagaaaagaggtacccctagaatgtacctcatttcttaacatatatatataatgaaccacttgtcttgaatcactgaaatttcagtgaagtaattggattccttgccctataatatacataacttttgttaccagtgtgtagttattttataaaaaaaatgcacaatttgtcacaaaatttatcagggtgtgtagtaccacctaaaaAGCTTTACATTTTAGAAAGAACAATATAATAATGAATGTTTAATTTATCTTAGAATCACATGTTAAATTTCCTGAGAAATTATTTTTATTCATATTTCAGATGCTTTGCTAGTGGGTCATCCAGTTGCTATGATCTGCAACCTCTCAAGCTATGGGACATTCAAAGGTAAATTTAGTAGTAAGATTAGTAGCTTGAGTTTCTTGTGAGTTAAAATCCATTGTATTGtacattgttattattttagAAATGTAGATTTCTTAGGAGTTCAAGTCTACTGCATTGGACAAGAAATTTGGGTTTTTGTGGGCCAAATTCTATTCTATTGGACTAGAAACTTGGGTTTCTTGTGACTGAAAGTATTCGACTAGAAACTTATTTTGGTGAGTGAACGTCTACTGTAGTGGACAAGAAACATGGGCTTCTTGTGAGTGAAAGTCTACGGCATTTGACAAGAAACTTTAGTTTCTCATGAGTGAATGTCTGCTGCTGTATTGGACGAGCAAATGTGGTTTCTTGTGTGTGAAAATCtacttattttaaataaaacaaaaaagcaaacattaattcAACATATTCatgcttatttttttctttcttacagTGGTGAGCTGACTGAGACGTTGGGACGTAACTACAGGAAGGGAGCTGGTATCTTGGATATTCAGTGGGAGACGCCATATACCCTGCTTGCTTGTGGTTACGATGCCTACATACGTCTGTGGGATACCAGAGCTAGCGTCCAGTAAGTATGGATGGATTGCATCATTCTTAATTAATTGacaggtgacctttgacctgctattTCATGCAGAATGTAAACAGTGTAGATTTGTTGTTGATATTGTACTGGATATTAGACGAGTTACGCCCAAAACTATGCATTTTGcccatgaaatttatttaaagataTTTACCACATGTACGAGGGAATGTCGACTGAATATGTTATAATCTGTTACCAAGGCTTTTGATGACATTTTCTCCATAGAAACCATTGGACACTGTAAGATTCTTCTTGGGTGTCAGTTGTAGACATGGCTTATAGATATGATTTATACTATGGAGGGGAAATGCAGGCCAGCTTCACTGGCAGTGTAGTATTATACACCTTTGTGGTttactgaatgctatctactgaagatagcattgtgtctaAAGAATGTTGTGCTGATTGTTATCTATAgattgaagatagcattatctCATTTTATTACTGAAatcaatctactgaagataacattgtgtcTAAGATAATATTttactgaatgctatctactgaagatagcactgtgcaTAAAATGTTTGACTGAATGTTATtaatactgaagatagtactttGATCAAATCATTTCACTTTTACTgaatggtatctactgaagatagcaatgtatccaaaataatgttttactGAATGCTgtgattgctgtctactgaagattgcccTGTGCCCAAAATAATATTTCACATtcactgaatgctatctactgaagatagcaatatattcaaaatgtttactgaagatagcattgtttacagtcagtctactctgaagtacaaggtagcgacgcggacgcacacattgtgccgactttgaaggcacgcatatgCAGCAGAGAGGCATAACGCGCACTGTT carries:
- the LOC140155115 gene encoding F-box/WD repeat-containing protein 4-like; protein product: MSGLSLLDLPDELLYEIFSYLTIVDLGRISQVCWLLRQLSGHDAVWRRISKRLINIHDEPRARVTLGSREWYFGVPLKERCRVSLNWVHGQCQDVNLKTFSTHLLPWLQLDDTNLYISQGEMIKRYQILSTNGDLAKRSKVNLFGHQDDVCRFVIHGDQVVAGGRDCSVLVWNKDTGQLLQNLQGCTDEAICVDMTRDVVIAGARNGFINMWNKTSGQCKVSLPVGDRVWSLQVSPWQSCFASGSSSCYDLQPLKLWDIQSGELTETLGRNYRKGAGILDIQWETPYTLLACGYDAYIRLWDTRASVHAPVMKLEEPDDYTMYCMQTDKKHLIASGSSLWGVVRLWDKRMTHTMQSFFVGHNCNSPIYSLQFNSTHLYAALCNSLRVLNFKAGNAVSSAF